In Setaria italica strain Yugu1 chromosome I, Setaria_italica_v2.0, whole genome shotgun sequence, the genomic window CTTGACCTCCTATTTGCTGCAATATTCACACGTGGTCAGAAAACGTAAGGGCCACGCGTGTTAATTCTAAGTAACAACCATTGGCGTTAGCTAGATACCATGCGAAACAAAGTTGAACAAGAAATTCAAAGTGGCGGCTGAATTCATTCTGGCATTTTTagatgctactccctccgtcccaaattaaaATTCGtgttggcttttctagatgcatatataGATGTATACTGTGTCTAGATGCGTAATAAAAAATATGtaactagaaaagtcaaaatgaatagtaatttgggacgcaGAGAGTAGTACTTTATTTAGAAGAGCAATGGCGCCCTTTTATAATTTTCAAGCGAATTTGTCCTCGCACCACGTCAGTATCATGGTCCAAGAATATGCTTCCCATTTGTTAGGTACTGATCGATCTAAGGTTTACCATTTGGTTGAGCTGAAATGTTCTGATGAGTCATCGCTGATGATGAAATCGATTTTGACCAAGAACCTTCAAACACCTACACATACTCCTAGATCAACCATCTTTgttctcattttatttttgaaagagCTGCCTTTATTTTGTGATGAAGAATCAACGAAGGGATAAGATTGCCAAGCTAACATCACAAGATGAATAGATTCTCCACACCCCTCTCGTGCATCAAACGATGTGATCCATTCATCGTTTAGCAATGAGATAAATAGTACTTGTGTGTGTGTATAAATCCAAATCTTTTCCTTAACCTCATCAGGAACACACCAGCCTTATGCAATCCGGGTAAGATTTGGCACGTCCTCGTCAGACGCATAGATCTGTTTGCTTTATAATGGGGGTGCCTTTCACTTTTTTTGAGTAGTTGGCACTTGGGAATAGTTCCAGGGATAATGATCCTGACGTGAGCAAATTAAGAGTAGACACGATCCCCACTTGGTTCAGGGGTTACGGACCTCGCCGAGGCTTATCTGGAGAAGCAAACACTTGTCAAGTTGTCGATGAACTGATGATCAATGTCACAAAAAGGAAGCATTTACAAAGACACAACAACAGCAATGATCGATGAACAAACTTCCTGAATTTCAGTTAGAATATGGACAAAACACACTGATTTTTTCGCGCGTAATCTTGCTCTCTAAAAAAACCATTCCCTGCTCTTCTTATCAGAAATATCATGCTTGCAATCACCAATTACTTAGATTACTGATCATGCAAAACCTCTTTAATTATATTTCTAATCAGAAATATAATGAGCAATTACCCACTGACGTCATCATTGCCGACAAATAAAAAATGCGTCTGGAAACCAACGACTTCCTTAGCCTGCCAGCGAAgttgatgaagaggaggagaaaaaaaaaacaaaggcaCTCACTGACGGCTGGTGGCGAATCCAGTTGGCTGTACTAGGGCTCGTATTCGCTGGATGAGCCTGTACTATGGCTCGTATTTGCTGGATCGTGTGCGTGGCAGCCTGGATGCGACTGTACTTCGTACCAATCTCTAAATAATGCATTTATTTTGTTGTAGAAgtttcatttattttcttgttgttattcggatctgaaaatttaaaaatatttggGTTAATCGTCATTGGCCCCAGGAGACCTAGAAAAGTCATTTGATGAAGAGGGCGGGCCTTGGAAGTATACGTACTCTATCCAGAAGCCCACCGGGCCGCATGCTCTCTAGGTACGCGGCGGTGTTCGTGGGGCAATTTCGCTTGTTTAGTTTTGATTaaattctcttttttttaactgTAGTTTGGTTCCTTCGGTCCCACTCTTCCATGAACTAAGGGGTTGTTTGAAAGgagggtgttaaattttagcccccatcacatcgaatgtttggacgctaattaagagtattaaacctagactaattacaaaactaattacacaacctctaggctaaatcccgagacgaatctattaagcctaattagtctatgatttgataatgtggtgctacagtaaccattcactaatgatggattaattaggcttagtagattcgtctcgcgatttagcctaaaggttctgcaattagttttgtaattagcttatgtttagtactcctaattagtatccgaacatccgatgtgatagggctaaagtttatcccttggtatccaaacgccccctaaaatAGACTAAAGTTCATAAATGTTGTTGAACAAAGATACTTTTATCCTTCTTCCCTACCCTCCTGGTACCCCTGTGCCTACTACTGCTGGAACTCCAACTACCGCTGGTTGAAGCTTCTACCCACTGTCCGCCGCCCCTAATCTCCATCTCCAGCGCCGGTGGAGCACTGTCCGAGCGTGCCTAACCTATCCCGCCACATGCGCCCGCGCGGTGCAGGCAAGATCCTTCGTGCGCCGGCGAGCAACGGAGCGAGCGAAGGATTGGCCCGAATGGAGGAGCCTCGAATCGGCTGCAAGGTGAGCTCAAGGGGGCAGCGTCGCGTTGATTTGGACACTGGGGAGGCTCAACGGGGCGACAGCATGTCGATTTGACCGCCAAAGGACCCCGAGGGGCGGCGACAGTCCTTCTCGTCGCCTCTCCCCCATGGTGGGTGAGCACCGTCGCACGTTGAAGCTCCGCCGCCTAGCTGCGGGGCAAGTGAGCTCCGACGGTGAAGCCGCGGTGCGGCTGAGCGCCGCCGCGTAGGTGAGGGGAAGGAGCAGCGGTGGGCACGCATAGGTAGGCAGCGACAGCAAGGGGAGGCGAGCAACGGTGGGTAGGCGCAGGTGGAGGGGCGACAGCCGGACGCGGGGAGGCGAGCgggagggcggcgacgggcggaagGAGACTAGgtgggagggaggtggcgggCGGGAGGGAACCGGGTGGGAGGGAGGGCAATAAATGACGGGCAGGGTTGTCCTCAATATCTTTTAATCTAGTTCAATCCAGTTTTGTGGACTAGAGGATTAAAGGCTTTAGTTCACCTAAATGTTTAGTGACTAAAAAGTGCAAATTTTAATCAAAAAGCTTTAGTCCATCGAACCAAACGTCCCTAAGAGCCTTAAGAGCCTTGGGGTTCCAGATAACCTGATCTTGAGTGTGTACGAAAATAGTAACCCCTCCTACATCTTTTGACGACAATGATGGAAAATTGAGCATAAGAGAAACCCAAAACCAAATCAAAGATGAAAACTGCATATATTaattcaaactttttttttattcaagACTAAACTTAATCTGAAATCGACTAACCCAATTGAATTAAACAAGCATTTATGTCACCATGCCACCTTACCATTTTCTTGTTGGCTACTCACCCCATTGTGAGGACacctttcctcttttttttttgcaatataacAATTCCAAcgcttttttttatatatatcttttttttaactaGGCTAGCTTATTtctcctcacctcctcctctccttttctccctccctccgcctaGCCTTCTCCACTCTCCCATTCCGTCCCCCCGATCTCGCCGGGatctcctcgccggcggcggcgatggcgggcaACGACAACTGGATCAACAGCTACCTCGACGCCATCCTGGACGCCGGAAAGGCGGCCATCGGCGGCGACcggccctccctcctcctccgcgagCGCGGCCATTTCTCCCCCGCGCGCTACTTCGTCGAGGAGGTCATCACCGGGTACGACGAGACCGACCTCTACAAGACATGGCTGCGCGTACGTCCGTCGCCGATGCGCCCACCGCAATTCCGACTCCTCTCTCCCGTTGCTGCTGCTCTGATTCCATCACCGATCTGGGCGTGCCGTGTCTGCAGGCGAACGCGATGAGGAGCCCGCAGGAGAGGAACACGCGGCTCGAGAACATGACGTGGAGGATCTGGAACctcgccaggaagaagaaggaggtgaGCTCGGTTCTTTCGCCGGTTGCTTTTCTCTCCTTGGACCGTGCTAGTTCAAAGTATCGTTCGGCGTTGGATGGAGTTCGTGGCGACCATTCTACCGAGAGGTTGGTGATTAGCTCGAGCGAGTTGGATAGACGAGTGCTTTTTTTCCCTAGTTATTGCCAGAAGGGATCCCTTGCCAGAAATTGCACAGATGTTGCTAGGTGACGTTTGGACGCAACTCGATCAGTTAAGATGAGATGCATAAAAACAGAACACTATATTGACGTGGGAGAGTTTGCTTTCAGACGTCATTGCCTTCTGATACAGCTTTGATGTTACACCTTGCCCACTTCTAATAAATCCCAAGTTTGTCAGCTGCTCCTCCTATGTTTCTAATCGTTGTTAGTTTGTAAATGCCTTTCCTTGTCTAGCAGCTAAAGCAATTGTGACAGATGCTGGGAACAAGGGAATTTCATGAATGTCCACTGCCCACTAGCTAAGTATCTGAGTCAATTGGCCATTCTGACTCGGCCTATCCCATTCGGGCATCCTTTCGTATATTCCAAAGCTCTCCCTGGACCCTGGCTATTATTGTGTTCTCATAACACATCACATTCCATTTTGACTATAGTTCCCTGTCGCATTGTTAAGCACTTTACAGTATTATTAGGGCATGTCTCGATTGACAGACAGACCAATCCGGTACCACCTGAACCTACATCTGACCTTGATCGATCTGGTCTATCACAAAGCGATCCTTCCTAGGCTTCCCTGCGAGGGGTCTTCATTGATTCGCTGATTCCTCAAAAATCATCAGATGACCCCATCTTCCGCGGCTTGGTTTCATGACGGATGAACTGAGCCTGTACGGGACAGTACCACAATCCAAACAGACCATTAGTCTACCTCTGATTTACCACTTGGCCTGCCGTTTTACATTTATACCTCTTTTGTAACTATGACTATGTAGTACCCAATGCTGTGTTAATTGTACCACATAAGTTTTTTATATCAAAGAGCGCAGAGGTCCTGATGTTCTATTCCTGCTTTCATGAGAGGCCAAATATTAGAGTTTTGTCTATTCTTCTCTTTCTAAAATTGTCCTCTATTTATACATATTTGGATATGCAGTTTGAGAAGGAAGAAGCCTGTCGTATGTTGAAACGCCAGCCAGAAACCGAGAAAACACGAGCTGATGCTACCGCAGATATGTCTGAAGATCTGTTTGAAGGAGAAAAGGGAGAAGATGCTGGTGATCCATCTGTTGCGTATGGTGACAGCACAACAGGGAGCTCACCTAAGACAAGTTCAATTGACAAGCTATACATAGTATTGATCAGGTATAGATGATACTCCTTTAAAAGAAATGTTTCCACCTCTATTTTGGTGATTTAATAAACATATGCGCACTAAGAGTAAGAGGTTATGGTCCTTTTTGATGGATAAACAATCAGGTTCTTCCAAATCTTTTTCCGTAGGGAGCAAGGAAGAAATGATTTCTTCTATTCTTTTAGTATTTGGAGGGGCACTGATTTCTTTGTTCTGACAAATGCGTAAATCTTATGGCGTTTCCCTACTGTCAGTGTTAGTGGAAAGCCAAATGAATCGCTCACGACTCTAGTGGCATATGGGCAGCTAGCCGGTTTTACAGTGGCTAATATGCAATTTGGAACTCATCACTGGCATATAGCCTTTGTTAATCAATCTGCACTTTATACTGCAGTCTACATGGTCTTGTCCGTGGTGAGAATATGGAGCTTGGCCGGGATTCAGATACAGGTGGCCAGGTAACTTTGCTGCACTCAGCTAATAAGATAACAACTTTTATTGACATGTACAAGTGCACATCATGATCTATTATATTGCGTACACTTCCAATATTTGACAACTCAAGTTTGACTTGATGATTATTTCTTAAAAAATTACAAAGATTCCTATTTCTTCACAACTCAAATTTTACTGAAGAATGTATCTTAATGGGAGTTTAAATAGGTTCTATAttttgcaaggaaaaaaaaaacttctacTCCTATATGATACTCAGCGGTTGTCATCTAATTATAATTGGATACTTTTCCTCCTGTATTGGAATTTCTATTATTTTGCTCTATCACTCAAAAACATTTAGATTTTGTGTCATTGATTTTAGTATTTGATCGGTCGCACTTGTTTTCTCCATTACAAATGAACATACCTAGAAAAGACACAGCACATTCACATTTATATTTTGTAATCTGATATTTCCCACCTATGTAAAGGTTAGATGAGTAAACAatatatttcaacatttttgtaGGTCAAATATGTGGTCGAACTTGCTAAAGCATTGAGTTCATCTCCTGGAGTTTACCGGGTTGATCTGCTAACAAGACAAATCTTAGCACCAAATTTTGATCGCAGTTATGGTGAACCAGTGGAATTGTTGGTTTCAACAAGTGGTAAAAATTCTaaacaagaaagaggagagaATAGTGGTGCATATATAATACGGATACCGTTTGGTCCAAAAGACAAGTATCTAGCTAAAGAACAGCTATGGCCTTTCATTCAAGAATTTGTTGATGGTGCACTCAGCCATATTGTGAAGATGTCAAAGGCCATAGGTGAAGAAATTGGCTTCCGACATCCGGTATGGCCTGCTGTGATTCATGGGCATTATGCCAGTGCAGGAATTGCTGCTGCTCTACTTTCTGGAGCACTTAACCTTCCTATGGCATTCACGGGACATTTTCTTGGGAAAGATAAATTGGAAGGGCTTCTCAAACAAGGGCGAAAAACAAGGGAACAAATAAATATGACATACAAAATAATGTGCCGAATTGAGGCAGAGGAGCTATCTCTTGATGCGTCTGAGATCGTCATTGCAAGCACCAGGCAAGAGATAGAAGAGCAGTGGAACTTGTATGATGGTTTTGAGGTTATACTTGCAAGAAAGCTTCGAGCAAGAGTAAAACGTGGTGCTAATTGTTATGGCCGTTTTATGCCTCGTATGGTTGTAAGTACACATTCTACTATCCTCCTGCTGTAACTTTGATCGTTGCAAGTATATTCTTTCCAGGCAATTAGCACAAGATGTAATTGCACCAATTGTCTATTGTGGCTTTGATTTTTCTCTTATTTTCTCTTCATGGCTGTTGCAGATAATTCCTCCTGGAGTTGAATTTGGTCACATCATTCATGATTTTGATATGGATAGTGAAGAAGAGAATCCATGCCCAGCATCTGAGGATCCACCTATTTGGTCTCAGGTCACTGCGTTTTCTACAGCACACTTTGCACACTAAGTCATTAATTAAGCATTTATTCAATTGTTAACGTAGATGATTTATTTTGACCTGTCAAACCTGCATTTCAAATTTTAAACACTGACTATACATATGTGTACAACTGGTGGCAGATAATGCGCTTCTTTACAAATCCCAGGAAGCCTATGATTCTAGCTGTTGCTCGCCCTTATCCTGAGAAGAATATTACAACACTTGTAAAGGCATTTGGTGAATGTCGGCCACTAAGGGAGCTTGCAAATCTTGTAAGATTGATATTACTTGTCctgatattctttttttttgttacaggACCTTAACCACAACCCTTAGGATGTTGAATGATCTTATCTTTTGTGCTTATTTCTGGTTTTGTATTGCAGACATTGATAATGGGTAATCGTGAAGCTATTTCTAAGATGCACAATATGAGTGCTGCTGTGCTGACATCAGTGCTTACATTGATTGATGAATATGACTTGTATGGTCAAGTGGCATACCCCAAGCA contains:
- the LOC101781780 gene encoding probable sucrose-phosphate synthase 2 translates to MAGNDNWINSYLDAILDAGKAAIGGDRPSLLLRERGHFSPARYFVEEVITGYDETDLYKTWLRANAMRSPQERNTRLENMTWRIWNLARKKKEFEKEEACRMLKRQPETEKTRADATADMSEDLFEGEKGEDAGDPSVAYGDSTTGSSPKTSSIDKLYIVLISLHGLVRGENMELGRDSDTGGQVKYVVELAKALSSSPGVYRVDLLTRQILAPNFDRSYGEPVELLVSTSGKNSKQERGENSGAYIIRIPFGPKDKYLAKEQLWPFIQEFVDGALSHIVKMSKAIGEEIGFRHPVWPAVIHGHYASAGIAAALLSGALNLPMAFTGHFLGKDKLEGLLKQGRKTREQINMTYKIMCRIEAEELSLDASEIVIASTRQEIEEQWNLYDGFEVILARKLRARVKRGANCYGRFMPRMVIIPPGVEFGHIIHDFDMDSEEENPCPASEDPPIWSQIMRFFTNPRKPMILAVARPYPEKNITTLVKAFGECRPLRELANLTLIMGNREAISKMHNMSAAVLTSVLTLIDEYDLYGQVAYPKHHKHSEVPDIYRLAARTKGAFVNVAYFEQFGVTLIEAAMNGLPIIATKNGAPVEINQVLNNGLLVDPHDQNAIADALYKLLSDKQLWSRCRENGLKNIHQFSWPEHCKNYLSRILTLGPRSPAIGDTEEQSNTPISGRKHIIVISVDSVSKEDLVKIIRNAIEVIRTQNMSDSTGFVLSTSLTISEIYSLLVPAGMLPTDFDAFICNSGSNIYYPSYSGETPNNSKITFALDQNHQSHIEYRWGGEGLRKYLVKWATSVVERKGRTERQIIFEDPEHSSTYCLAFRVVNPNHLPPLKELRKLMRIQSLRCNALYNHSATRLSVVPIHASRSQALRYLCLRWGIEVPNVAVLVGESGDSDYEELLGGLHRTVILKGEFNIPVNRIHTVRRYPLQDVVALDSSNIIGVEGYTTDDLRFALQQMGILTQ